Part of the Oryzias melastigma strain HK-1 linkage group LG24, ASM292280v2, whole genome shotgun sequence genome, GGGGCATTTTTGCCCAAATAATCCtatcttttattaaatattatataGTTTTACCCATAATTCTCACTAACCTTAAAGATTTGCTTATTTTATGcatatgtttgtcttttttacccTTAAAATTATCAATTTCAGTAATCCAAACCGTTCCTACAGCGTTTTAACTTCAACAACTTTCTGCCTTTTATAAAAGTTAACTCTTCCTATATAAATCTAACATCGTTTAAAAGTTCTGGCTTTAAGTTAGAGTTTTTGCAgatccatttttttcctttaagaattctaactttttttcttccttatttCATTATAtaagaattacaaaaaatgaaaataatttaatcaaatcacAACTTTCCcctaagttgtattttttttgttgtgctgtGACTCCAAtcctagtttttattttttcttaaaataatcttaatacAAGATGGAATTTGTGGTCTTTTGGAATTCTCAATTTTTACTtcggttcttttttttaaatcagaattttaCGTTTAAATATTTGAGGTTTACTTTGTGGTCTGTATGTTCTGGGTGTAATCTGAAAATtgcagtctaaaaaacaaacaaaaaaattattatgatatatatttttattgtgaaatgtttttaacataaaaattatgttttaaagtaaaaatgaaatatatttcataataaaatggtccatttaaattttaatgaaatgtatttcataataaaatggtcaattatttattgaaaagacttttattagagtgttgcttgattaaataatgttgtatttatttatttaattatgaacagtttgggcttccataagAAACCagtgaaaattgattttttgtttgcgAAAAATGTAACCTAGGTGGAgaagataaataataaacaatagtGGTCCCAGGACAGAGCCCTGGGGCACACCTTACGGTTGCATTATTGTGTTTGTACACACAGGGAGTGTACACAAAAAGGTCAGAGGAGGATGTTTTTCCTGAGGAGACTGGCCAGCTTCAACATCTGCTGGAATCTTCTGCAGATGTTTTAGCGGTCAGACATCTCCACCATCCTCTCATATGTCGTAGTGTGCTGGGAAGGCTGTGCCAAAAGAGTGAGGCTTAGTCTTAATCTAGATCCTaatcctgacacaaccctctgcatttattccggacttgggaccggcacaagaaAGCACTGAGTAGTGCCctcttgtggttgcattattgtgtgtgttttttttttaaacttaacagGTGGACAGCTTAGCCTGATCACATGATGGAGGGGTAGCAAAGGTAGCACTCAAACACGtccaccatttttttatttgtgctggCACAGTAAGTGTAGGTATAGGACAAACCCACGGGTAGGAAGGACTCAAAGAACTTCAGCCTTTTTTGATTGTACAaaaatttgatgtaaaaaaatttgatgtgaaaaacattgcatttaacTAGTTGATCTAAGAACACATCTATTTGCTGagtcttgaaataaaaaaaaaacgaaatattttaaacagaagATAATATTTTGGGGCATAACAGTTTGCAGTTAGAAAATCAAGGGTTGACAAcaaattcagaaagaaaattcaaaggttttaaaaattcacaatctgatggaacagaaaaacgtCCATACCAGGGTAGGTCCAATAACACCAAACCCAGACCTCACTTTGAAGGGGCCAGAGACCATTTACTGCAGATTGCTGGAAGAGATCACATGACCAAGAGGTATGCCCCCTCCTTTACAGGAAGGGCAATTGGTCTTGGTCTAGGCCCATGGTCCACTGAGGGCGGTCAAAAGATCCAGGACCTGTGGGACACAAGGTCCTGAGAGCACCAAGGCCTAGAGCAAGTCTGTTAGTTGTCATTCCTAAGCTGAGCTTTTATCCAGTTAATAAAGGAGTCGCCATGCCAGGggcttccatccatcttcttccgctcatctgaCACCGGGTCATGGGGGCAGCATTCTAAGTAAGGATGCCAGGGTTTGGGCTGCCGAAGACCTCGCCTTCAACTGCCATCCACATCGCATCAGCcccttctgagctctcctgcaggtggtgggcccccTGGATAGCGATCCCATCTCACTTCTTCAGGCTTAACGTGACCAGggcctgtgggaggagcccGGTCACCAGGCTCTCAACTGCAAgtcccaaccccaggcctggctccagagTGGGGCCCTGGTGACATCAATCCGGGcaacattaataaataaataaaaaactaaaacgttAATAAATCACTTCTAATAAAAAGGtttctgaaccgctcttagtctggctcgtcactcaggacctgtccGCCTAGCAGAGGCAAAAGCCCAAGATCATTCGAGCACTCAAACCcgtccaccacgttaaggtggcggttcacgGAGGGTGTGTATGTTGTGGGTGggtgtgtaagtgtgtgtgtgtgtgtgtgtgtgtgtgtgtagtgtgTGGGAGtgggtgaatgtgtgtgtgcgtgttttttttgttttttttgtttttagttttttttttgttttttttttgtgttttttttttacatttcatctaACAATATTCACAATATAAGGTATAACAGaataaacaatgtaaacatTCCTACAAATAAGCTAATAAAAAGAAGTCCTACTAATAagctaataataaaaataaacatatattctAACTCTAAAAAACAACCACACTCTCCTTGTGTGGGTTCATAACAGAAGGGTCCCGAGGGTCTACCAGCCCCCAGTGTAAGGAGCAGTGCTCTGGCCGCCGAAATAACCATAGTTTGGGCCATAGCCAGAGTAGCACTGTCCGTAGCCGTTGTAGACATTCCAGCCTCCAGAAAAATTTTCATGACCACAATGGCCACATGTGTATGTGCCACTGTATCCCCCGTTATCATAAAATCTGGCGTCATTTCCATAACTATAGTATCCACCGTAAGAGTTTCCCTGGTCGTAATACCCGGCTTCGTGAGAGCCGACGTAACCATTTTGATTTCCCCCCATGACTCTAGGTGTTGTTGCATTTTCTCCCTGCATCTCTTGCTTAGTTAAAGCTTTCTTCACTTCAACTCTGTGTCCATTGACTTTGTGGAACTTCACAAGTGCAGCTTCGTCTGCTGCTGAGGGATCTGTGAAGTGCACAAAGCCAAATCCTCGGTTTCTGCCGGTCACCATGTCTAACATGATTTCAGACTTCTCGACTTGACCATACTGAGAGAAATATTGGGTGAGGTGGAGCTCAAAGATGTCGTTCTTCAAGCCACCAACAAATATTTTCCTCCCCATGGCATTGGCAAGAGGTTCAGGCTTGTTACATTGCGGTTTTTCATAAGCCTGTTTAACTCCCGTCGTGTTCACGTTGACTGTGTGTGAGCCGCCGTATCCCTCGTTATcattaaatccaattccagagTCATGGTTTCCCTGGTGGGAATACCCGGCTCCATGTGAGCCGCCGTATGCCCCGTTAGTGTTATTTTGGGGATAATATCTGCCAGTGTAGTCATTTTGGTTTCCCCCTGTGACTTTTGGGGTTTTTCCACCTTCTCCCTTTATCTCTTGCTTAGTCAAAGCTTTCTTTACTTCAACTTGGTGTCCATTGACTGTGTGGAACTTCACACGCGCAGCTTTGTCTGCTGCTGAGGCATTTGTGAAGTGCACAAAGCCAAATCCCCGGTTCTGTCGGGTCTTCAAATCTACCATGATTTCAGACTTCTCGACTTGACCATACTGAGAGAAGTATTCAGTGAGTTGGAACTCGAAGATGTCATTCTTCAAGCCACCAACAAAGATTT contains:
- the LOC112158433 gene encoding heterogeneous nuclear ribonucleoprotein A0-like, whose translation is MTGYPNKLFVGGLSANTDDDGLRQHFERFGELIDHVVIKHKVQSRSRCFGFVTYAKPEQADAAMAAGPHTVDGTAVEVKRAVPKESKEPESFAPAMEKKIFVGGLKNDIFEFQLTEYFSQYGQVEKSEIMVDLKTRQNRGFGFVHFTNASAADKAARVKFHTVNGHQVEVKKALTKQEIKGEGGKTPKVTGGNQNDYTGRYYPQNNTNGAYGGSHGAGYSHQGNHDSGIGFNDNEGYGGSHTVNVNTTGVKQAYEKPQCNKPEPLANAMGRKIFVGGLKNDIFELHLTQYFSQYGQVEKSEIMLDMVTGRNRGFGFVHFTDPSAADEAALVKFHKVNGHRVEVKKALTKQEMQGENATTPRVMGGNQNGYVGSHEAGYYDQGNSYGGYYSYGNDARFYDNGGYSGTYTCGHCGHENFSGGWNVYNGYGQCYSGYGPNYGYFGGQSTAPYTGGW